In Dermochelys coriacea isolate rDerCor1 chromosome 10, rDerCor1.pri.v4, whole genome shotgun sequence, one DNA window encodes the following:
- the LOC119862726 gene encoding palmitoleoyl-protein carboxylesterase notum2-like isoform X2, which translates to MKIPGALVALLLLGEAVSQSKRNSKAHMKTPAQNRKGPNPSGELEHTAGEEDVSVGVLPLVEDALAPQLKSTSLASWHAQKAPEDMKLFFLKNPLVTCNDGTTAGYYLREHKGSKRWIIFLEGGWCCYNKETCDTRYKNIRRLMSSSEWPQTKKGTGILSAQMEESPHWWSANAVFVPYCSSDIWSGNLPKSQQDYAFMGSLIIQEVIKDLVPKGIKQAKVVLLAGASAGGTGVLLNLERVVALLEELEAEAVQVRGLVDSGWFLDIKHPRQSDCSDAASCAPVGAIKKGLRMWNGILPEKCKQQFKRVNEWQCFLGYRLYSSLKSPVFVVQWLFDEEQLKLENIHRESQFLTENQLNYLQNLGRELRNSLRDVPAVFAPACLSHTLITKSYWLGFQVKGISLARALQCWEKSLQHSNKAPKIPMKSCPFHLIDNCPWPHCNPTCSVLHDHGTGQEVNFMQTLFRMRLDVHRKAQELKSDPNQLGMLSNGG; encoded by the exons ATGAAGATCCCAGGGGCATTGGTGGCTTTGTTGCTCCTGGGGGAAGCGGTGTCTCAAAGCAAACGTAATTCCAAAGCTCACATGAAGACTCCTGCCCAGAATCGAAAGGGCCCTAACCCCAGTGGGGAACTGGAGCACACTGCTGGTGAGGAAGATGTCTCTGTGGGAGTTCTTCCTCTTGTGGAAGATGCCTTGGCACCACAGCTCAAAAGCACCTCACTTGCTTCTTGGCATGCACAGAAGGCACCTGAGGACATGAAACTTTTCTTTCTGAAGAACCCTCTGGTCACCTGCAATGATGGGACAACAGCTGG GTATTACTTAAGGGAGCACAAAGGGAGCAAGAGATGGATCATATTCTTAGAAG GTGGCTGGTGCTGTTACAATAAAGAAACATGTGATACCAGATATAAAAATATCCGTCGCTTAATGAGCTCATCTGAGTGGCCTCAAACAAAGAAAG GGACAGGCATTTTGTCTGCCCAGATGGAGGAGAGCCCTCACTGGTGGAGCGCCAATGCAGT GTTTGTACCTTACTGCTCGAGTGATATCTGGAGTGGAAATTTGCCCAAGTCACAGCAAG ACTATGCCTTCATGGGATCGCTAATTATCCAGGAGGTGATTAAAGACCTGGTTCCTAAGGGAATTAAGCAAGCTAAAGTGGTCCTGCTTGCTGGGGCGAG TGCTGGTGGGACTGGTGTGCTACTGAACCTGGAGAGGGTGGTGGCCCttctggaggagctggaggcTGAGGCAGTCCAGGTCAGAGGACTTGTTGACTCTGGCTGGTTCCTGGACATTAAACATCCAAGGCAATCTGATTGTTCAGATGCTGCCTCTTGTGCCCCAGTGGGTGCAATCAAGAAAGGACTCAG GATGTGGAATGGAATCCTTCCAGAAAAATGTAAACAGCAGTTCAAGAGAGTTAACGAGTGGCAGTGCTTCCTTGGATACAGGTTGTATTCATCCTTGAAAT CTCCAGTTTTTGTGGTTCAGTGGCTGTTTGATGAAGAGCAGCTGAAATTAGAAAATATCCATCGTGAAAGTCAGTTCCTAACAGAAAATCAGTTGAACTACCTACAAAACCTTGGGCGAGAACTTAGGAACTCATTGCGTGATGTCCC AGCTGTGTTTGCACCTGCATGCCTGTCTCACACGCTGATTACAAAAAG CTACTGGCTGGGATTTCAAGTGAAGGGCATTTCTTTGGCCAGAGCCTTGCAGTGCTGGGAGAAGAGCCTTCAACACAGCAATAAAGCCCCAAAGATCCCCATGAAAAGTTGTCCCTTCCATCTGATTGATAACTGTCCATGGCCCCATTGCAACCCCACCTGCTCAGTTCTGCATGACCATGGCACAGGCCAAGAAGTCAATTTCATGCAGACTTTATTCAGGATGCGACTTGATGTCCACAGGAAAGCTCAGGAGCTCAAATCAGACCCCAATCAACTGGGAATGCTCAGCAATGGTGGCTAA
- the LOC119862726 gene encoding palmitoleoyl-protein carboxylesterase notum2-like isoform X1, whose product MKIPGALVALLLLGEAVSQSKRNSKAHMKTPAQNRKGPNPSGELEHTAGEEDVSVGVLPLVEDALAPQLKSTSLASWHAQKAPEDMKLFFLKNPLVTCNDGTTAGYYLREHKGSKRWIIFLEGGWCCYNKETCDTRYKNIRRLMSSSEWPQTKKGTGILSAQMEESPHWWSANAVFVPYCSSDIWSGNLPKSQQADYAFMGSLIIQEVIKDLVPKGIKQAKVVLLAGASAGGTGVLLNLERVVALLEELEAEAVQVRGLVDSGWFLDIKHPRQSDCSDAASCAPVGAIKKGLRMWNGILPEKCKQQFKRVNEWQCFLGYRLYSSLKSPVFVVQWLFDEEQLKLENIHRESQFLTENQLNYLQNLGRELRNSLRDVPAVFAPACLSHTLITKSYWLGFQVKGISLARALQCWEKSLQHSNKAPKIPMKSCPFHLIDNCPWPHCNPTCSVLHDHGTGQEVNFMQTLFRMRLDVHRKAQELKSDPNQLGMLSNGG is encoded by the exons ATGAAGATCCCAGGGGCATTGGTGGCTTTGTTGCTCCTGGGGGAAGCGGTGTCTCAAAGCAAACGTAATTCCAAAGCTCACATGAAGACTCCTGCCCAGAATCGAAAGGGCCCTAACCCCAGTGGGGAACTGGAGCACACTGCTGGTGAGGAAGATGTCTCTGTGGGAGTTCTTCCTCTTGTGGAAGATGCCTTGGCACCACAGCTCAAAAGCACCTCACTTGCTTCTTGGCATGCACAGAAGGCACCTGAGGACATGAAACTTTTCTTTCTGAAGAACCCTCTGGTCACCTGCAATGATGGGACAACAGCTGG GTATTACTTAAGGGAGCACAAAGGGAGCAAGAGATGGATCATATTCTTAGAAG GTGGCTGGTGCTGTTACAATAAAGAAACATGTGATACCAGATATAAAAATATCCGTCGCTTAATGAGCTCATCTGAGTGGCCTCAAACAAAGAAAG GGACAGGCATTTTGTCTGCCCAGATGGAGGAGAGCCCTCACTGGTGGAGCGCCAATGCAGT GTTTGTACCTTACTGCTCGAGTGATATCTGGAGTGGAAATTTGCCCAAGTCACAGCAAG CAGACTATGCCTTCATGGGATCGCTAATTATCCAGGAGGTGATTAAAGACCTGGTTCCTAAGGGAATTAAGCAAGCTAAAGTGGTCCTGCTTGCTGGGGCGAG TGCTGGTGGGACTGGTGTGCTACTGAACCTGGAGAGGGTGGTGGCCCttctggaggagctggaggcTGAGGCAGTCCAGGTCAGAGGACTTGTTGACTCTGGCTGGTTCCTGGACATTAAACATCCAAGGCAATCTGATTGTTCAGATGCTGCCTCTTGTGCCCCAGTGGGTGCAATCAAGAAAGGACTCAG GATGTGGAATGGAATCCTTCCAGAAAAATGTAAACAGCAGTTCAAGAGAGTTAACGAGTGGCAGTGCTTCCTTGGATACAGGTTGTATTCATCCTTGAAAT CTCCAGTTTTTGTGGTTCAGTGGCTGTTTGATGAAGAGCAGCTGAAATTAGAAAATATCCATCGTGAAAGTCAGTTCCTAACAGAAAATCAGTTGAACTACCTACAAAACCTTGGGCGAGAACTTAGGAACTCATTGCGTGATGTCCC AGCTGTGTTTGCACCTGCATGCCTGTCTCACACGCTGATTACAAAAAG CTACTGGCTGGGATTTCAAGTGAAGGGCATTTCTTTGGCCAGAGCCTTGCAGTGCTGGGAGAAGAGCCTTCAACACAGCAATAAAGCCCCAAAGATCCCCATGAAAAGTTGTCCCTTCCATCTGATTGATAACTGTCCATGGCCCCATTGCAACCCCACCTGCTCAGTTCTGCATGACCATGGCACAGGCCAAGAAGTCAATTTCATGCAGACTTTATTCAGGATGCGACTTGATGTCCACAGGAAAGCTCAGGAGCTCAAATCAGACCCCAATCAACTGGGAATGCTCAGCAATGGTGGCTAA